The genomic region CTGCTGGTGTCCGGTCTCGCCTGGTGGCTCGGTCTGTACCTGCTCGCCCGCGACCCCGCCAAGCCGTTGCTGTGGTGGGCGGGTGCCGGCTTGATCGGCTACGCGGCCGTGGTCGTGGTGCCGCACCCGGTGTTGCTGGGGGTGCCCGCACTCGCGTGGACTGGGGCGATCCTGTTGCTGGCGCGGCCGGAGCTGATCCGCTGGTGGATCTTCGCGGTGGTGCCGGTCTTCGCCGCGTCGCTCTGGCTGCCGTGGCTCGTGCTGCTCCCACTGGCCGCAGCGACGGCACTCGCCGTGAGGAAACGCGCTTACTTTTCACTCGTTGGGGTGATGTTCGCGCTCTCAGCGGCGGCGTTCCTGCTCGATTGGGTACCGACCGCGGTCGCGTTGCCGGCGATCGGCTTCGACGTGCTCGTGTTCGGCGTCCTCGTCGCGGTCACCGACGCGGTCGAGGAAGGCCAGGCGATCCGCGCCGACATGCTGCGGTCGCTGGTGATCGCCGGGTTCACCGCCGTCCTGTTCGGCTCCCAGGTGCTGCTCTTCGACGGGCCGCAGCTGCTCGCGCACACGACGGTCGCGGCGGCCGTCGCGGTGCAGGTGCTCGCGAACCCGCTCGCCGCCGCCGTCGACCGGCTCGCCGTGCCCGCCGTCGCCGCCGAACGCGCCGAGCTCCGCGAGGCCGTCGAGTCGCTGCCGAAACAACGTCCGCTGGTGACCGAGGACGAGGCCGAGTTCGCCCGGCTGACCCGCAAGGCGCTCAGCCACTACGGCGATCTCGGGAAGCTCGTCGCGAGCCCGTTGATCGCGCTGACCGACGAGGCGCCGCCGCTCGACCGGGCCGCGCAGCTGAAATCGATGTTGCTGACCAGCATTCAACGGCTCAAGCCGGCGGACGGCGATTTCGGCACGAGCGACGAATGGCGTTACTACAACGCCCTGTACTTCTACTACGTCAAGGGAATCCGGCCGTACTCGGTCCGCACCAAGCGCGAGGACCTCGACGCGGAGGACCGGCGCGCGTTGCAGTGGTTCGTGACCCAGGTGCCCGAGCGGACCCTGCACAACTGGCAGAACGCCGCCGCGCGCCTGGTCGCGGCGGACCTGATGGCAGGAGTTGGCAGCGCTTGACGTGGTTTCGGCAGCGTTCGCCGGGCCATGGTCGGGCCATGTTGAAATTCGCCTTGAAACTCGACGGTGTCGCTTCCTTCGGCCTGGGCCTGCTGACCCTCCTGATCCGCCCCGAGGTCGGAATGCCGGTGGGCTGGCAGATCGGGCTCGGCTCTTTCTGCGTTGTTTACGGGCTCGGCGTGTTCTTCCTGGGAACGCGTGCCGTTCCGGACCGCCGGATCGTCCTGCTGGTCATCATCGGCAACACGGTGTGGGCACTGGACAGCATTCTCACCGCGGGGCTGAAGTGGTTCCCGCTCACCGGTCTCGGTGTTGCGCTGGTGCTGGCCCAGGGGCTCGCGGTGCTCGGGTTCGCGGTGCTGCAGCTCATCGGCCTTCGGCGCGCAGGGTCCGGGACCGCCCCCGGAACTCGGCCACGATCTCAGTCCCTCGCCTGACCGTGATGTCGTAGATCCCGCTGCGGCCGAACCGGGTCCGTTCCACCGCCTCCGCCACGAGCTCGTCGCCCGCGTGCACGGGCCGGATGAAGTCGATCTCGGCCGTGGCGGCGACGGTGACGGACCCGGCCCTGTTGCAGGCGCACGCGAACGCGGAGTCCGCCAGAAGGAACACGTAACCGCCGTGCGCGATGCCGTGCCCGTTGAGCATCAGCTCGGTGATCGTCATCCGCAGCGACGCGTACCCGTCGCGCAGCTCGACCGGCGTGATGCCGAGGGTGGTGGAGGCCTTGTCCGCGGCCAGCATCTCAGCAGGACCATTCATTCGTGGCAGCGTAATCACCCTGGCGGTGGTGTCACCCCGCGTCGACCCGGCCTTACTGTCCGGATGCTTGATCGCTCAAAACGGAGGTGGTCATCATGGGTGGATGCTCTTGCTGCGGCGGATGCACGGGTCCGGGTTGCGGGTGCTGCAGCAGCTGTTAGCAGGCTCGGACGCAGACGGACGAAGGCCGGTGCGGACGACTCCGCGCCGGCCTTCGCCGTGCCGAGGAGGGAGTGGTGCGGGAACGCGGGGCGCGTCGCGTCCCCACACCACGTGCAGGGAGGTGCTCGAACGCTCAGCACCTGCTCAATCACGGTAAGTGGCCTAGACCATAGCGTCAATGGGTCTAGACCTCTTCTGTCCGCCGGACAGTGGAACAATTCGGCGGGTGCGTGGAGCAACTGGAATCGGATCACTGCCCGGAACCGACATCGACGAGGCGGCGCGGGTGGTCGTCGGCGAGCTGCCGGAGCTGCCGCACGTGCCGGAGCTGCCTGCGCGGGGAGTCGGCGCGGACATGATCGGCCGCACCGCCGGCCTGCTGGTCGACCTCGCGATCGAGGTGATCACGTCCGGCTACCGCGTGACGCCGCGCCCCGGCCGGGACCACCGGCGGGCGGTCGACCTGCTGCGCGGTGACCTGGACGCGTTCGACGAGGCGCTGGAACGCGCGGGCGCGCGGCCGGCGACGGTCAAGGTGCAGGCGGCGGGGCCGTGGACGTTGATGTCGAACATCGAGCTGGTACGCGGTCATCGCGTGCTCACGGACCGCGGGGCCGTGAAGGAGTTCTCCGAGTCACTGGCCGAGGGGCTGCGGCAGCACGCCGCCGAGGTCGCGAAGCGCACCGGCGCGAAGGTTGTGGTGCAGCTCGACGAACCGGGGCTGCCCGCGGTGCTGGAGGGCTTGCTGCCGACGCCGTCGAAGCTCGGCACCGTGCCCGCCGTGCCCGTGCCGGACGCCCGCGCGGTGCTCGCCACCGTGATCGAGGCCCTGGGTGAGCACGAGGTGGTCGTCCACTGCTGTGCGCCGCAGCCGCCGCTGTCGTTGCTGCGGGAGGCGGGGGCGGCGGCGATCGCGTTCGACGCGACGCTGATCAAGGGGGCGGCCGCGCTCGACGAGATCGGCGAGACGTGGGAGGCGGGCACGACGCTCGCGCTCGGGCTGGTGCCGAGCACCGACCCCGGTGTGCCGGTGGCGTTGAAGGAGGTCGGCCAGCGGGCCTTCACCCTGGTCGACCGGCTGGGCTTTCCGCGGTCGATCCTCGCCGAGAAGGCGCTGCCCACTCCCACGTGCGGGCTGGCGGGTGCGACGGCCGGCTGGGTGAAGCGCGCGCTGTCACTGACCCGTGACCTGTCCGCGTCGTTCGTGGAGCCGCCTGAGGGCTGGTGATGTCCGGTTTGTGGGGCTAGTCTGCTGCGAACTATTAGGAAACTTTCTTAACCGAAGGCCACCGCCGCGGCCTGGACCGGGAGTTCCGAACATGCGCATCAGACGTGCGGCCCTCGTCGCCGCAGTGTTGACCGGGGTGGTCGTGGCGCCTGCCCAGGCGGCGCCCACCTCCCACATCAGGCTCGACCAGGTCGGGTTCGGCACCGGCGAGGCGAAGCACGCCTACGTGCTCGGCGGTGCCGCGAACGCCCGGTTCTCCGTGGTGGACAGCCGCGGCCGGACCGTGCTGACCGGGCGGACGGGTGCCTCGACGGGGTCGTGGAGCGAGAAGTTCCCGTCCGTGCACCCGATCGACTTCTCCGGGGTGCACAAGCCGGGGACGTACCGGATCAAGGTCGGCTCGGCCACCTCGACGGCGTTCAAGATCGACTCGCTGAACCGGCTGTTCGCGCCGGTCGCCCACAACACCGTCGAGTTCTTCCAGGCGCAGCGCGACGGCGCGGACGTCATCCCCGGCCGGTTGAACCGCAAGCCCGCGCACCTCACCGACCGCGAGGCGCTGGTCTACGAGGAGCCGGTGTTCGCGGGTGAGGGCGGTGACCAGATCGCGGCGCCGCTGAAGCCGACCGGCGCGAAGGTCGACCTCGAGGGCGGCTGGTTCGACGCCGGTGACTTCGTGAAGTTCACGCACGCCTCGTCGTACTCGACGGCCTCGATGCTGCTCGCGTTGCGCAACAAGCACGACGACGCGCTGTACGCGGAGGCCAAGTTCGGCCTCAAGTGGCTCGACAAGGCCTGGGACGAGAAGACCGGCACGCTCTACGCGCAGGTCGGCATCGGCACCGGGTCCGAGGAGTTCGGCTTCGTCGGCGACCACGACGTGTGGCGGCTGCCGGAGGCCGACGACAAGCTTCAGGTGGAGCCGGGCGACAGCGAGTACTTCATCAAGCACCGCCCGGTGTTCCGCGCGAACGTCGCCGGCGAGAAGATCAGCCCGAACCTGGTCGGCCGGGTGGCCGGCTCGTTCGCCCTGGCGGCGCAGATCGAGGCGCGCAAGAACCCGCGCCTGGCCCGTGCGTACCTGGACAAGGCCGCGCAGCTGTTCTCGCTGGCCAAGACGGAGGACGTGGGCCAGCTCGTGACGGCGTTCCCGCACGCCTACTACCCGGAACCGTCGTGGACCGACGACCTGGAGTTCGGCGCGACGCAGCTCGCGCTGGCCGCGAAGGCGTTGCACGACAAGCGGTACCAGCAGTTCGCCCGGGCCGCGGCGCACTGGGCCAAGGAGTTCCTGGCGACCGGTGACCCCGACACGTTGAACGTCTACAACATCTCCGCGCTCGGCCACGCCGACCTCGCAAAGCTGCTGAAGGCAGGCGTTCCCGGTGCCGAGGTGACCGAGGCGCAGGTCGTCGGTGACCTGAAGCGGCAGCTGAAGCAGGGTGCCGATGCGGCGAAGAGCTCGCCGTTCCGCACCGCCGCCAACGTCGAGACGTGGGACGTCGGCTCGCGCACGTTCGGGTTCATCACCACCGCGGCGCTGTACCAGAAGGTGACCGGTGACAAGACCTACCAGACGTTCGGCACGCAGCAGCGCGGCTTCGCGCTCGGCACCAACGCCTGGGGCACGTCGCTGATCGTCGGTGTCGGCGCGAGGTTCCCCGAGTGCCCGCACCACCAGGCGGCCAACCTCTCCGGCTCGCCGGACGGCGGTTCCAAGGTGCTGGTCGGCGCGGTGATCAACGGCCCGAACGACGCCTCGCTGTTCGGTGGCCTCGGTGAGATGCCGCCGGGGTCGGTGAGCTGCACCAAGCCGTACACGCTGGAGTTCAACTCGGCGAAGTCGGTGTTCGCCGACGACCTGCGGTCGTGGCCGAGCTCCGAGCCCGCCATCGACTTCACGGCGACGGGCGTGCTGGGCTTCTCGTTGATCGCGCACGGCTGAGTGGCGGCGGGCCGGGTGTTCGTTCCGGACTGCGCTCAGAGCCGGTTGAACGGCTCCGCGTACCGGAACGGCCCCGGCTCGACCGGCGCGAACAACCGCGCCTGGAAGTGCGGCGCCCACTCGGCGACTGGCGGCGTGATCCCGAGCTCCGCGGCCGGCCGGAACCCGAACCGCGAGTAGTACCGCGGGTCGCCGAGCAGGATCACCGCCTTCTCCCCGCGAGCCTCCGCGGCGCCGAGCACCGCGTGCATCAACGCCTTCCCGATCCCCGCCCGCTGGTGCTCCGGGTGCACGGCGATCGGCCCGAGCCCCAGGGCCGGCGTGTCACCGACGTACCCGCGCGTGCACACGACGTGCCCCAGCACCCCGTCCTCCACCAGCGACAGCTCCGGGACCCAGCCCTCGTCGTCCCGCAGCCAGTCGATCAGCCCGGCCTCCGGGCCGTTCTTGAACGCGAGGTTCGTGACGTCGCGGATGGCGTCGATGTCTGCGGGCGTCTCCCGCCGGATCAGCATGCCGCGAACTTTGTCTGGGCAACGCGCGCGACGCCACTCATAATTCGCACGAGCGAGGAGGGTGTGTTGATCGTCTTCGAGGGGCCGGAGGAGTTCGACCGGTGGTTGCACGCCAACGGTGCGACCGAGACCGAGCTGTGGCTCAAGTACGCCAAGAAGGGCTCCGGGCAGACCTCGATCACCTACGACCAGGCGCTCGACGTCGCGCTGTGCCACGGGTGGATCGACGGGCTGGTGCGGTCGATCGACGAGACCTGGTACTCGCAGCGCTGGACGCCGCGCAAGCCGCGCAGCAAGTGGTCCAAGCGCAACTGCGGCAAGGTCGAGGAGCTGATCGCGGCCGGGAGGATGCTGCCGGCGGGGCTGGCGGAGGTCGAGAAGGCCAAGGCGGACGGGCGCTGGGAGGCGGCGTACGCGGGACCGGCGACGATCGAGGTGCCGGACGACCTGCGGCGGGCGCTGGACGCCAACCCGGCGGCCGCGAAGGTCTTCGAGACGCTCAACAGCCAGAACCGGTACGCGATCCTGCTGCGCGTGCACGACGCGAAACGCGCGGAGACCCGGCAGCGCCGCATCGCCCAGTTCGTCGACATGCTGGCGGAAGGGCGCAAGCTCTACGCTTGAGAATCATGAAGTGGTTCCGCCGCCGCAAAGCAGAAGACACCGCGCCCGCCCACCTGCCGAACGCCCGGGAGGCCGCCCAGCGGTTCTGGGAGCGGTGGTTCGAGCTGGTGCCGGTGGTGAGCGCGGCACTGGGTGACGGCGAACCGCACCGCGTCGAGGACGAGCTGCGGGCGCTGGTCCACGGGCTGCACCCGGACCTGCTGTTCAGCCTGGAGCAGGGGCACCTGGCGATGTACGCGCTCGTCGTCACCGGTCAGGAGGACCCGCGGCTGCGCCCGTACACCGACGCCTGGATCGCCGCGGCGCCACCGGCGGACATGGTGTGGGAGTTCCACGACTCGGTGCCGCCGGTGCCGGACCCGACCGAGGTCGTGGTCAACCTCGGCGAGGTGAAGATGCGGCTCGGCGACTTCCGGATCGTGGCCCAGGTGGACGGTGAGGTGGTGGACGTGGCCGTCTACCACCCGGCGCTGGGGGAGCTGACCGAGCAGCAGCGGCAGACGATGACGTTCCTGCCGCTGGACGTCACTCTCGGCGAGCGGCTGGCGGGCGAACGGCTGCGCCGCGTCGAGACGGCCCAGCTGGAACCGGAGGGCACGATCAGCCTGCTGGAGCTGCGTTCACTCGTCCGGACACTCGCCCACGTGTCCGGCGACTGAGCTGCCCGGAATTGTCGGACCTGGTCACTAAGCTCGTGGACGTGACCAGCGAGAGCCTTGAAGACGTTCCTGCGGCGGTCCGCGAGCGGCACGCCGTGCTCGCGGAGGAGGTGCGCTCGCACCAGTTCCGCTACTACGTGCTGGACGACCCGATCGTCACCGACGGTGAGTTCGACGCGGTGCTCAAGGAGCTGGAGGCACTCGAGGCCGACCACCCCGGCCTGGCGACGCCGGACTCGCCGACCCAGCTCGTCGGCGGCACGTTCTCGACCGAGTTCCGCGCTGTGGACCACCTGGAGCGGATGCTCAGCCTGGACAACGTGTTCGCGCAGGACGAGCTGGCCGAGTGGTTCAAGCGCGTCGAGCGGGACGCGGGCGCGGGCACGCACTTCCTGTGCGAGCTGAAGATCGACGGTCTGGCCATCAACCTGCTCTACGAGAAGGGGAAGCTGACCCGCGCGCTCACGCGGGGCGACGGCCGCACGGGTGAGGACGTCACGCTGAACGTCCGCACGATCGCCGATGTGCCGCACACCCTGAAGGGCTCGGCGGAGTACCCGGTGCCGGACCTGGTGGAGGTCCGCGGCGAGGTGTTCTTCGCGGTGGAGGACTTCCTGGCGCTCAACGCCTCGCTGGTCGAGCAGGGCAAGCCGCCGTTCGCGAACCCGCGCAACACGGCGGCGGGGTCGTTGCGGCAGAAGGACCCGAAGGTCACCGCCTCGCGCAAGCTGCGGATGATCTGCCACGGCATCGGCAAGACCGAGGGCTTCGCGGTCGCCCGGCAGTCGCTCGCCTACGAGGCGTTGCGGGAGTGGGGCCTGCCGGTCTCCTCGCACACCAAGGTGCTCACCGATCCCGCCGAGGTCGCGCGGCACGTCGAGCACTGGGGCGAGCACCGGCACGACGCGGTCCACGAGATCGACGGCGTGGTCATCAAGGTCGACGAGGTCTCGCTGCAGCGCCGCCTGGGCACGACGTCGCGGGCCCCGCGCTGGGCGATCGCGTACAAGTACCCGCCGGAGGAGGCCACGACCACGCTGCTCGACATCCAGGTCCAGGTGGGCCGCACCGGCCGCGTCACGCCGTTCGCGGTGATGGAACCGGTGAAGGTGGCCGGGTCGACGGTCGCGCGGGCCACCCTGCACAACGGCTCGGAGGTCAAGCGCAAGGGCGTGCTGATCGGCGACCGGATCGTCATCCGCAAGGCGGGCGACGTGATCCCGGAGGTGCTCGGCCCGGTGCTGGCCGCGCGCCCGGCCGACGCGCGCGAGTTCGAGATGCCGACGCGGTGCCCCGAGTGCAACGCCGAGCTGCGCCCGATGAAGGAGGGCGACGTCGACATCCGGTGCCCGAACGCCGAGACGTGCCCCGGTCAGCTGCGGGAGCGGCTCGCCTACCTCGCGTCGCGGTCCGCTCTGGACGTCGAGGTGCTCGGCTACGAGGCCGCCGCCGCGATCGCCGCGTCGACCGCGTACACGAACGAGGCCGACCTGTTCGACTTCGACGCGGAGTCGTTGCGGCAGGTCGAGCGGTTCGTCACGGTCAAGGGTGAGCTGTCCACGAACGCGCTGAAGCTGCTCGACAACCTGGAGGCGGCCAAGTCGCGTCCGTTGTGGAGGGTGCTGGTCGCGCTGTCGATCCGGCACGTCGGCCCGACCGCCGCCCGCGCGCTGGCGCAGCAGTTCGGGTCGATGGACGCGATCCTCGCCGCCGACGAGGAGGTGCTGGCCGGCGCCGAGGGCGTGGGTCCGACCATCGCCGCCGCGGTCGTGGAGTGGCGGGAGACCGGGTGGCGCCAGGAGGTCGTGCGCCGCTGGGCCGCCGCGGGTGTGCGGATGGAGGACGAGCGGGACGCCTCGATCGTCCGCACCCTGGAGGGCCTGTCCATCGTGGTCACCGGGTCGCTCACGGACTTCTCGCGCGACTCGGCCAAGGAGGCGATCCTCGCCCGCGGCGGCAAGGCGGCCGGCTCGGTGTCGAAGAAGACCTCTTTCGTCGTGGTCGGCGACTCGCCAGGATCGAAGTACGACAAGGCCGTCTCCCTGAAGGTGCCGGTGCTCGACGAGGCGGGCTTCCGCGTGCTGCTCGACTCCGGCCCCGACGCGGCGCGGGAGGTGGCCCTCAACCCCGAGGAAGAGGCTTCATGACCGACCTGCTCATCCGCCCGGCGCGGGAGGCCGACCTGGCCGCCGTCGGCGCGCTCACGCTGTCCGCGTACCGGGGCGACGGCCTGCTGGTCAGCGAGTCCTACGGCGAGCAGCTCACCGACGCCGCCACCCGCCACCGCGACGCCGAGCTGCTGGTGGCGGTCGACGATGACGGCGAGGTGCTGGGCTCGGTCACGGTGGCGCTGCCCGGCACCCCGTTCGCGGAGATCTCGGCGCCGGGCGAGGTCGAGTTCCGGATGCTGGCGGTCTCGCCGGCAGCGCGCGGCCGCGGCGTCGGCGAGGCGCTGGTGCACGCGGTGTGCAACCGCGCCCTTGCCGCCGGAGCCACGCGGGTGGTGCTGTCGTCGTCGCCCGCGATGCGGTCGGCACACCGGCTCTACGAACGGCTGGGGTTCGCGCGGGCACCGGAACGCGACTGGTCGCCGCTGCCCGGCGTCGTATTGGTCGCCTACACCCGAGAGGTCTGAGCGATGAAAGCCTTGCCCGCGGTCGTGCTGGCCGCGTTGGTCACCTCCACCGCCGCCGCCTCGGCCACCCCGCTGACACTGGCGGAGCCCGACCAGGCCCGGATCGCCGCACTCGCCCAGACCTACCTGCAGAACCGGGCGCAGAAGGTCACCAGTGCCCCGCAGACGCCCGGCTTCGGCGTCCCGCTCGCCCCGGCGCTGGCCGCGACGCTGCAGACCCACGAGGTCAAGCTGGAGGCCGCCCGCGCGTCGAGGTCGCCGCACAGCCACTACCGGTCCGCGGTGGTCAGGACCCGCGTCGCCCGCTTCGACGTCCAGACCCGCGACATGGTCGTGGCGCACGTCCACGAGCACGGCGAGCTGTACTTCGAACCGCCCGGCACCCCGCCGTACACCGGCTACGGCCTGATGCACCGCCTCACCGTGCAACGGCAGAACGGCGACTGGGTGCTCGCCGACGTGGCGATCGAGCGCTACAAGGCGTGCGGCCTGCTGCCCGAACCCCAGTCGGTGACCTGCGAGCGCTAGCGCGGTGCCCGCTCCACTTCCTTCGGCGCCTTCATGATCCGCGCCCGC from Lentzea guizhouensis harbors:
- the paaI gene encoding hydroxyphenylacetyl-CoA thioesterase PaaI, with the protein product MNGPAEMLAADKASTTLGITPVELRDGYASLRMTITELMLNGHGIAHGGYVFLLADSAFACACNRAGSVTVAATAEIDFIRPVHAGDELVAEAVERTRFGRSGIYDITVRRGTEIVAEFRGRSRTLRAEGR
- a CDS encoding methionine synthase, yielding MGLDLFCPPDSGTIRRVRGATGIGSLPGTDIDEAARVVVGELPELPHVPELPARGVGADMIGRTAGLLVDLAIEVITSGYRVTPRPGRDHRRAVDLLRGDLDAFDEALERAGARPATVKVQAAGPWTLMSNIELVRGHRVLTDRGAVKEFSESLAEGLRQHAAEVAKRTGAKVVVQLDEPGLPAVLEGLLPTPSKLGTVPAVPVPDARAVLATVIEALGEHEVVVHCCAPQPPLSLLREAGAAAIAFDATLIKGAAALDEIGETWEAGTTLALGLVPSTDPGVPVALKEVGQRAFTLVDRLGFPRSILAEKALPTPTCGLAGATAGWVKRALSLTRDLSASFVEPPEGW
- a CDS encoding glycoside hydrolase family 9 protein; translated protein: MRIRRAALVAAVLTGVVVAPAQAAPTSHIRLDQVGFGTGEAKHAYVLGGAANARFSVVDSRGRTVLTGRTGASTGSWSEKFPSVHPIDFSGVHKPGTYRIKVGSATSTAFKIDSLNRLFAPVAHNTVEFFQAQRDGADVIPGRLNRKPAHLTDREALVYEEPVFAGEGGDQIAAPLKPTGAKVDLEGGWFDAGDFVKFTHASSYSTASMLLALRNKHDDALYAEAKFGLKWLDKAWDEKTGTLYAQVGIGTGSEEFGFVGDHDVWRLPEADDKLQVEPGDSEYFIKHRPVFRANVAGEKISPNLVGRVAGSFALAAQIEARKNPRLARAYLDKAAQLFSLAKTEDVGQLVTAFPHAYYPEPSWTDDLEFGATQLALAAKALHDKRYQQFARAAAHWAKEFLATGDPDTLNVYNISALGHADLAKLLKAGVPGAEVTEAQVVGDLKRQLKQGADAAKSSPFRTAANVETWDVGSRTFGFITTAALYQKVTGDKTYQTFGTQQRGFALGTNAWGTSLIVGVGARFPECPHHQAANLSGSPDGGSKVLVGAVINGPNDASLFGGLGEMPPGSVSCTKPYTLEFNSAKSVFADDLRSWPSSEPAIDFTATGVLGFSLIAHG
- a CDS encoding GNAT family N-acetyltransferase, with product MLIRRETPADIDAIRDVTNLAFKNGPEAGLIDWLRDDEGWVPELSLVEDGVLGHVVCTRGYVGDTPALGLGPIAVHPEHQRAGIGKALMHAVLGAAEARGEKAVILLGDPRYYSRFGFRPAAELGITPPVAEWAPHFQARLFAPVEPGPFRYAEPFNRL
- a CDS encoding YdeI/OmpD-associated family protein; this translates as MIVFEGPEEFDRWLHANGATETELWLKYAKKGSGQTSITYDQALDVALCHGWIDGLVRSIDETWYSQRWTPRKPRSKWSKRNCGKVEELIAAGRMLPAGLAEVEKAKADGRWEAAYAGPATIEVPDDLRRALDANPAAAKVFETLNSQNRYAILLRVHDAKRAETRQRRIAQFVDMLAEGRKLYA
- the ligA gene encoding NAD-dependent DNA ligase LigA; the encoded protein is MTSESLEDVPAAVRERHAVLAEEVRSHQFRYYVLDDPIVTDGEFDAVLKELEALEADHPGLATPDSPTQLVGGTFSTEFRAVDHLERMLSLDNVFAQDELAEWFKRVERDAGAGTHFLCELKIDGLAINLLYEKGKLTRALTRGDGRTGEDVTLNVRTIADVPHTLKGSAEYPVPDLVEVRGEVFFAVEDFLALNASLVEQGKPPFANPRNTAAGSLRQKDPKVTASRKLRMICHGIGKTEGFAVARQSLAYEALREWGLPVSSHTKVLTDPAEVARHVEHWGEHRHDAVHEIDGVVIKVDEVSLQRRLGTTSRAPRWAIAYKYPPEEATTTLLDIQVQVGRTGRVTPFAVMEPVKVAGSTVARATLHNGSEVKRKGVLIGDRIVIRKAGDVIPEVLGPVLAARPADAREFEMPTRCPECNAELRPMKEGDVDIRCPNAETCPGQLRERLAYLASRSALDVEVLGYEAAAAIAASTAYTNEADLFDFDAESLRQVERFVTVKGELSTNALKLLDNLEAAKSRPLWRVLVALSIRHVGPTAARALAQQFGSMDAILAADEEVLAGAEGVGPTIAAAVVEWRETGWRQEVVRRWAAAGVRMEDERDASIVRTLEGLSIVVTGSLTDFSRDSAKEAILARGGKAAGSVSKKTSFVVVGDSPGSKYDKAVSLKVPVLDEAGFRVLLDSGPDAAREVALNPEEEAS
- a CDS encoding GNAT family N-acetyltransferase, producing MTDLLIRPAREADLAAVGALTLSAYRGDGLLVSESYGEQLTDAATRHRDAELLVAVDDDGEVLGSVTVALPGTPFAEISAPGEVEFRMLAVSPAARGRGVGEALVHAVCNRALAAGATRVVLSSSPAMRSAHRLYERLGFARAPERDWSPLPGVVLVAYTREV